From the Daucus carota subsp. sativus chromosome 8, DH1 v3.0, whole genome shotgun sequence genome, one window contains:
- the LOC108198901 gene encoding protein ZW2: MAASSSSASNPKNGLAFESFFEGWLVRQEHYLDELQSVLGKHEDSKDDEYLKELSARVFNHYQEYYDEKSRMSNHNVFLLFNPPWFTPFERSFFWIAGFKPDLAFKVAAAAAADLTAEQKEMIEKLKIEVKVAVKELNDELARVQESVAAHELMTVGGKAPSGDEMGEINSVLDELQAELVTVISNADVLRTRTAERVAAVLNPVQSVKFLAAVTEMQVRVRTIGLEKEARKR, encoded by the coding sequence ATGGCTgcttcttcttcctctgcttcTAACCCTAAAAATGGCTTAGCTTTTGAAAGCTTCTTCGAAGGATGGCTCGTTCGTCAAGAACACTATCTCGACGAACTCCAATCCGTCCTGGGAAAACACGAAGACTCGAAAGACGATGAGTACTTGAAAGAATTGAGTGCTAGGGTTTTCAATCATTATCAAGAATACTATGATGAGAAATCAAGAATGTCGAATCATAATGTTTTTCTCCTGTTTAATCCCCCTTGGTTCACTCCTTTTGAGCGGAGCTTCTTCTGGATAGCCGGGTTCAAGCCTGACCTAGCTTTCAAGgtggcggcggcggcggcggcggatTTGACGGCGGAGCAGAAAGAAATGATTGAGAAGCTCAAAATCGAGGTTAAGGTTGCTGTGAAGGAGCTGAATGATGAGCTGGCTAGGGTTCAAGAAAGCGTGGCGGCGCATGAGCTGATGACGGTGGGCGGGAAGGCTCCGAGCGGCGACGAGATGGGAGAGATCAACTCGGTGCTCGACGAGCTGCAGGCGGAGTTGGTGACGGTGATTTCGAATGCGGACGTGCTTCGGACTCGGACCGCGGAGCGGGTCGCGGCCGTTCTGAACCCGGTTCAGAGCGTCAAGTTTTTGGCGGCGGTGACGGAGATGCAGGTCCGAGTTAGGACCATAGGGTTAGAAAAAGAGGCAAGAAAAAGGTAA